The Candidatus Poribacteria bacterium genome includes a region encoding these proteins:
- the minD gene encoding septum site-determining protein MinD yields the protein MGKVIVVTSGKGGVGKTTSTANLGTALALLGKTVVVVDADVGLRNLDIVMGLESRIVYTSMDVIEKQCELSKALVKDRRVDGLTLLAASQKNNKDDIQPEQMKTICDKLRSEHDFVLIDSPAGIERGFSNASAGADEAIVVTTPDVSAIRDADRIIGLLQHAGIEPINLVLNRFSPELVGNGSMMDQEDVLDILNIDLIGIVPEDTGVITSTNRGIPLVYEDASPGSQAYMRIARRLTGQRIPIPDLEQKGLLTNIVNWFRNR from the coding sequence ATGGGAAAAGTAATCGTCGTAACGTCAGGAAAAGGAGGCGTCGGGAAAACCACCTCTACTGCCAATTTAGGAACAGCACTCGCCTTGCTTGGTAAAACCGTCGTGGTTGTCGATGCAGATGTCGGGCTTCGGAACCTCGATATCGTCATGGGACTTGAGAGTCGGATTGTCTACACTTCAATGGATGTTATCGAAAAGCAATGCGAACTCAGTAAAGCTCTTGTGAAAGACCGACGCGTCGATGGACTCACGTTACTGGCAGCGTCCCAGAAAAACAACAAGGACGACATCCAACCAGAACAGATGAAAACGATTTGTGACAAGTTACGGTCAGAACACGATTTCGTGTTGATTGACTCGCCCGCAGGGATTGAGCGGGGTTTCAGCAACGCTTCCGCAGGCGCAGATGAAGCCATCGTCGTCACGACACCGGACGTATCTGCGATTCGGGATGCCGACCGGATTATCGGGTTGTTGCAACATGCCGGTATCGAACCGATCAACCTTGTGCTAAATCGCTTCTCCCCGGAACTCGTGGGGAACGGTAGCATGATGGACCAAGAAGATGTCTTGGATATCCTTAACATCGACCTGATCGGTATTGTTCCTGAAGACACGGGTGTGATTACTTCTACGAATCGCGGGATTCCTTTAGTATACGAAGACGCTTCCCCCGGTTCCCAAGCTTATATGCGCATTGCACGCCGGCTCACTGGACAACGAATCCCGATACCTGACTTAGAGCAGAAAGGCTTGCTTACCAATATCGTCAATTGGTTCAGAAATAGATAA
- the minE gene encoding cell division topological specificity factor MinE: MNINLRQLFGRKPKSSSIAKQRLKLVITQDRLDVDDRFMTRLHHELAEVLAKYFEFSVNSVSMSLKQEGNSYVLVADIPYKKFHDVNARQ; the protein is encoded by the coding sequence ATGAATATCAATCTAAGACAATTGTTCGGGCGCAAACCGAAGTCGAGTAGCATTGCCAAGCAGCGCCTAAAACTTGTCATTACACAAGATAGGCTTGATGTAGATGACCGCTTTATGACAAGATTACATCATGAGTTAGCAGAAGTTCTGGCAAAGTATTTTGAATTTTCCGTTAACTCCGTTTCGATGTCCTTGAAACAGGAAGGAAACTCTTACGTACTCGTTGCGGATATTCCTTACAAAAAGTTTCATGACGTCAATGCAAGACAATGA
- a CDS encoding HAD family phosphatase encodes MKIPCRLAAFDLDGTLLNSEHAVSPKNRDALRELAAKDILVVLISGRMHRSIKPISDQIGLENPIISYNGGMVQHATTGEVYHHTPVPADYAMAVVGDCVAQNLHLNFCLNDELYVAERNAWSNLYEARTGVPATPVGDLRELAGETPTKLLIIHTPEKLKPLLDTFQTNYAEKLYVTQTQAEYIEFMNPEVAKGRALTALANRFSIPMETVVAFGDSYNDESLLKTAGFGIAMANAVPPIRACADHITTTNDDDGVAKAIWELIL; translated from the coding sequence ATGAAAATACCGTGTCGTTTAGCGGCTTTTGACTTGGATGGGACACTCCTCAACAGCGAACATGCAGTATCACCAAAAAACCGGGACGCGCTTCGGGAACTCGCCGCAAAAGACATTCTTGTGGTGTTAATTTCTGGGAGGATGCACCGGTCTATCAAACCGATCAGCGATCAGATCGGACTGGAAAACCCGATTATCTCTTACAATGGCGGGATGGTCCAACACGCGACGACGGGTGAGGTGTATCATCATACACCTGTTCCAGCCGACTACGCGATGGCGGTCGTTGGTGACTGCGTTGCGCAGAATTTGCATCTCAACTTCTGTTTGAATGACGAACTTTACGTCGCTGAACGCAACGCATGGAGCAACCTCTACGAAGCGCGAACAGGCGTTCCGGCGACACCTGTCGGCGACCTACGTGAATTAGCCGGAGAAACCCCCACAAAGTTACTCATCATCCATACACCCGAAAAATTAAAACCGCTTTTAGACACTTTTCAGACCAATTATGCGGAGAAGCTTTACGTCACGCAGACCCAGGCGGAATATATTGAATTTATGAATCCGGAAGTCGCTAAGGGACGCGCACTTACAGCCCTCGCCAATCGGTTTAGCATTCCGATGGAGACAGTTGTTGCTTTCGGTGATAGTTACAATGATGAAAGTTTACTCAAGACAGCGGGGTTCGGCATAGCAATGGCAAACGCAGTGCCACCGATCCGTGCATGTGCCGATCATATTACGACGACCAATGACGATGACGGAGTCGCAAAAGCGATTTGGGAATTGATTCTCTAA